taatgcttcatacggagccatctaaatgctcgactggtagctgttattattcATTTtcactagtggtagaaattaccaagatattagaacgtgttcggggtgagaaaaaaaaaaggaaactaaggagaccaagacgtctcaaggttctgggggatttattggattctactctgcgagtataaatcattatggcgggggctcgagtagtcggccagcccagttcgcacatcggattaatcgaggtactctagtaagttcttttaatgcaccactgacatgagtttcctacaatggttatcccagttatctggcacagactcaatatgttCAAATGAAGGACCTTATGAAATGAATCCACAAGAAAAAATGGAAAGAGTCACATACCAGATATCGAAGCAAGACGGAGCTTAAATCTGAGTTATGAGCGAGGTAGATTCCTTAATTCTGATCCTTGATATTTGATCTGTGTACGTGATTAAAATGTTTTAGGattttctttcgtttcttttgtttttgtgtttttgatTTTGTGAGAGTTGTTAAGTGTTCTTGTGCGAGTGGGATTGACAGTATGCGAAGGGTTAGGGATTTATACCTGGACGTTTTGCGGTGGGCAAATGGTCGCATAAcacattatgcggtcgcatatgtatTATGCGATAATTTTAGAGCTGGGTTATTTACTTCCATTCTGTGAtgcattctgcggtcgcataattgctatGCAGACCAATGAACTTGAAACCTTACCACAATTTGCAAACCCAAATTCCCCAAATTCTCTGACCGTGTCAGCAACCACTATGCGGTTCACAAagtcattatgcgaccgcatagttgcCGCAAACCCCTGATCCACCATTTTATTTTACTCTGTTTCATGGTATATTGGGCTACCTGCACTCTAATACACACGTCAACCTGTTCAACACTAACAACTAAAAAAAACAtgttaccacacatgggttgcctcccaagaagcacttgatttaacgtcgcgacacgatgaTATTGGTCCCTTTTGGGCTACTCAGTGGTGGGGGTGGACTATCCTTGAGAGCAAATTGCTCTACCAAGTGATTGTCTCCTGTTGTGCCCAGGTAATGCTTAACCTGTTGGCcatttactttgaaagttcgAAGTCCGTCCTCCGACTCTAATTCAATAGCACCGTAAGGGGACACATTCACAATTTTGAACGGGCCAGaccatttggatttgagtttgCCCGGAAATAACTTGAGTCTCGAGTTGAAGATCAAGACCAAGTCACCAGATTTGAATTCCCACTTCAAGATCTTCTTGTCATGAACAAACTTCATTCGTTCCTTATACATGGTTGCACTCTCATAGACATGGAGACGGAATTCTTCCATTTCGTTGAGTTGTGTCATTCTCAGATTAGTAACTTCAGTCCAGCCAAGATTCAACCTTTTcagagcccacatggctttgtgttcaagctccacGAGAAAATGACACGCCTTACGAAAGACTAACCGGTACGGTGAGGTGCCAATAGGAGTCTTAAATGCGGTGCGATATGCCTAcaatgcatcatctagcttccttgaccaGTCGGTCCTGTTTGCATTGACCGTTTTTGCTAGGATATTTTTAATCTTCCTGTTGGAAACTTCAAATTGACAACTCAACttaggatgataaggagtggccACCTTGTGCTTTATGCCATACTTTTCGAGTACCCTGGTGAGAGCCTTGTTGCAGAAATGAGAACCACCATCACTAAGGATAGCCCGGGGAGTACCAAACCACGTGAATATGTTCTTCCTTAAGAATGCGGTCACACTccttgcctcattgttgggcaaggTGAttgcctcaacccacttggagacatagtaCATACCCACCAAGATATATGTCATTCCATAAGAACTCACaaagggacccatgaaatcaatcccccacacatcaaagatctcGACCTCCATTACAAAATTCATAGGTGTCTCATGAGTTTTAGAGATTGATCCTTACCTTTGGCATTGATCACCAGCCTTGACCATTTGATTCGCGTCATGGTAGATCTATGGCCAATAGTAGCCACATTCAAGCACTTTTATGGCCGTTCAATTTTCTCCGTGATGACCCCCAACCGGGGAGTCATGGCATGCCTTGAGAATTGGCATTACCTCATCTTCCAGAACACATCGCCGAATGATGTTGTCGGTGCAAATATGAAACAAGAATGGCTCCTCCCAATAGTATTGCCTACACTCCcgcaagaactttttcttttgatatgTTTCCAATCCATTGGGGACAAGGTCGCTATCCAAATATTTAGCAATATCGGCATACCAAGGAGCAAACATGTCAGACAATGCAAATATGTGCTCATCTGGAAAAGCATCATTGATGTCAAAGTTCTCTTTTGGCCTCCCTGTTTTTTCAAGCCTAGATAGGTGATCCACAACTTggttttctgtcccttttcgatccttgacttcaaagtcaaattcttgcaacaaaaGGACCCATCAAATCAATCTTGGTTTGGCATCCTTCTTCGCCATAAGTTAGCGAAGAGCAACATGATCAATGTAGACTATCACCTTGGATCCTAACAAATAGGCCCGAAATATTTCAAAAGCATAGACAATGGCAagaagttctttctcggtcacaaCATAATTCATTTGAGCACCATTgagtgtcttgcttgcatagtagacAGGATGAAGGACTTTGTTATGCTATTGACTAAACACCGCCCCAATAGCGACACCACTGGCATCACAAATGAGTTCAAATGGAAGGGACGAATTGGGTGTGGCAATAATAGGTGTCGTGGTAAGCTTTTCTTTAAATTCTTCAAAAGCTTTGAGACATTTCTCATCAAATACAaacttttcatctttttcaaggaGCTTGCACATGGGATTTGCACTTTTTGAGAAGTCCTTGATAAAACGCCTATAGAAGCCGGCGTGTCCTAAAAAACTTCGGACACCTTTTACTGAAATGGGTGGAGGAATTTTGGAAATGATTTCAATATTTTCTCGGTCAACCTCTATGCCTTGTTTGGaaattttatggcccaaaataatGCCCTcgtccaccatgaagtggcacttctcccagtttaGCACaagatttgtttcttcacatcttttgAGAACTTGTTTAAGGTTATCAAGACAATGCTCAAAGGAATCACCCACTAGAGAGAGTCATCCATAAACACTTCTAGGAAGTCTTCCACCATGTCCGAGAAGATTGACATTATGCATCGTTGAAAGGTAGTCGGGCATTGCATAGCCCAAATGGCATACGGCTAAAGGCAAAAGTACCATATGGGCATGTGaatgttgtcttctcttgatcttccaaggcgatattgatttggttgtagccggaatatccatccaagaagcaatagaataaccttcccgctagccgatcaagcatttgatcaataaaaggcattgGAAAATGGTGTTTGCACGTGGCACTGTTGAGCTTTCGATAATCCATGCAAACTCTCCATCCGGTCACAATTCTCGTCGGGATGAGCTCATTTTTCTCGTTTTGGATCACAGTCATGCctcctttcttcggcacacattgcaccgggctcACCCAAGAACTATCTGCAATGGTGTAGACTACCCcagcatctagccacttgatgatctccttcttcaccacttcttgcattgAAGGGTTTaaccttctttgatgctccacaCTCGGTTTACTTTCTTGCTCCAATTGTATCTTGTGCTCACAAATTCCGGCGGGAATCCCTCGGATGTCCTCTATTGTCCACCCAATGGCTTGTCGGTGCTCCCTTAAGACATTCAACAATTGATCTACctgcacatcattcaacaaagaagaaacgATTACCGGTAAAGTATCATTAGAGCAAGGGAATTTATACCTTAAGTGCAGTGGAAGTGGCTTAAGTTCAAGTTGTGGCGGCTCCATAATTGAAGGCCTGGCGGGGGGTATGACTCTATTGTCTATGTCAAGAGAGAGTTTCTTTGGCGCATAAGTGTAGGACCCAAGTCCTTCTAATGCATTCACCGATTCCATGTACTCTTCCATGTCTTCACCATAAAAATTCACCAATATAGCCGCCAAAGCCTCACCAAGGCATTCTTCTTCCATCTTTATCTCAATTGCATCTTCTACGTCATCCACAACATCGATGGCTGATATGCTTTCATATGCATGTGGCAACTTCATACCCTTACTTGGTTGGAAGGTGACCTCTTCATCATTAACTCATAACTTGATCTCATTTCGTTCCCAATCCATAAGTGCTCTTCCGGTAGCAAGGAATGGTCTCCCCAAGATGATAGGGATTTCTTTATCAACAGCCCAATCAAGGATCACAAAATCAGCAGGAAGGAGGAACTTTCCCACTTTCACAAGGACATCATCAACAATCCCCAACGGTTTTTTGATTgaacgatcggccatttgcaacctcatacttGTAGGTCTAGGCATACCTAACCCCGCTTGCTTGTAAATAGCAAGAGGCATCAAATTAATGCTAGCCTCATTATCACAAAGTGCCCTTGCAAAATCTCGCAAACCAATAGTGTATGGAATGGTGAAGGCTCCTGGATCTTCTTTCTTTTGAACGGTAGTtgttgcaatgatggaactaacccggtgagtcacattcaccacttaATTCTTGGTGGTTTTCTTCTTGGTTATTAGGTCCTTCGAGTGTTTAGAAAAACCCGGCATCTCTTGAAATGCCTCCACAAATGGATGTTCACCGATAATTGCTTGAGAATGTCATAGAATTTCTCAAGTTTGCGTCATCAACTCCCCTAACAAGTCTTTGAGGGAACAGAGGGGAGGGGGGGTCTAGGAATTGGTGCTAGAGCTTTAGGTGCctcttttactttttcttttaccTCTTCACGGTTCGCTTCTTGGACTTTCACTTCTTTTGGGAGCATTTCAACTTCAATAGCAACTGGCATCTCAACTTGTGCCTCACCCTCTTGTTCAAGATCATCCACTTCAACTATTAGTTCATTCTTTCCTTGAAGTATTTTCCACTTCGAGTTGTGATTCCCATACAATGAGAAGTAGGGCTACTCCCATTACCTTTTGGGTTTGCAATAGTGTCACTTGGGAGTGCGCCTTTTTGATGTGGATTTTGCTCTTTTGACATGTCTCTCATTTTCATTTCGAGCTTTTGTATGGATGCAGTGTGTGATCCCACAAGTTCGGCCATGTTCTTCATTGAAGTGTCgtttctttcttgattttgcaatactcTTTCAAGCATGTTATCCAATTTTGACTCACTTGCATAACCTTCCCTCCAATGCGAAGGGTTAGAGTATTGGCCCTTTGGTGGAACATAGGGGTTTGAACTCCGGTTTGCatagttgttgtttttgttgctcCAATTACCTTGACTTGAACCACCTTGATAATTCCGCCACTGTTGATGGCCTTGCCCTTGCGGGTTAggcctccattgattttgttgtccAAGACCTTAGTAGGATTGTCTTTGGTAACCACCTTGAGAATTATGGATATAGTTTACCTCCTCGCAATCTTCGTTTGACAAGGGTTGCACATCTTCCACTACATTTACCTTTTTTGTTTGGTTTTCAGTGAACATCTTGGTTAACACATTAATGTTGGTGGCAAGCCTGGCAATTACTTTATCTCTCTCTTGGTTCTCCTTAATCATGTTGGTCAAAGAGGGAGTACCGTATGCAATTCCACCCGTGGTATCTTCCAAGTGTCAAGCTTGATTGTGTTCTGCCATCTTGTCAAGAATTTGTGTGATCCTTGTGAAAGTTTTGTCCATAAAAGATCCATCCGCCGCATTCTTTTCTATGGATTGGTTCAACGGATCCAAACCCATGTAAAACTTTTCTAACAAGATTGTGTCCGGAAAACCATGATTCGGTGACCTCACTAGATATAGCTTGAACCGATCCCATGCCTCATGTAGGTGTTCCCCCGGTAGTtgtttgaagaagaaaattttatCTCTGAGCTCGGATTTCTTGCTTTGTGGGAACCATTTGCCTAGGAAAGCACAGACTAGTTCAGGCCAAGAGTGAATGGAGTGAGGTGGTAGATTTTGAATCCATTTCCATGCCTCTCCAGCTAGTGAGTACTTGAATAACCTCAGTCTTAGGGCATCATTTGACACGTTGTTCTGTTTGTGCATCGCATACACACCCAAGAAGTTTCTAAGATGTTGTGTCGGATAATCATTGGTAGAATTCCTGAAAAACCCCTCTGCTTTAAGCATTAGGATCAAACCATGTTCCACCTTGAAGGTAGCAGCATCAACTTGCGGAGGGACAATGACATTTGTGTCCTCGATGTACTCATCAATATCCGCAAAAGTATTCTCTTCTTCGTCATACTCTGCCATATTTATCTAGCACACCAAGCAAAGCAAAcaaagtgtgatggaatagaaaAAGACGTGAAGTAAAGCACACATTAAATAGTAATTTCCAAACTGTAtttcccggcaacggcgccaaactTTGATATGCTCAAATTATACCTTAATAAATAGCGTAAGGTGATCCATGTCAAATATAACAACCCAACTAGGTTGGGGtcaaatcccacagggaatatgtgtgaaaaggttacttgagTAGAGTGAAACTTGACTTAAATCGTAATTCTATTCCGTTAGCTAAAAAGAGTGTTGTAATTGAGTGAAATGAAGACAACTATAATATTGTGAGATTGTAATTAATTtgattaaagaaaccaaggttgtgtcccatTCAATGGCATGTAATGCTAtcagtgttaatatgatatatttctaatgggaGATTCTTTTATATGCAAATGAGTTCTAAATGACTACTCGATATTTTCCAATAATtgagtagtatttcctctttatgattttttcaaatataaaagagttgcaattaagaatAATCAATATATGCCAACTAGAAttcacttattcctaagcgattctattaaacaaggtttaatgccttgagtttttgatattcactcctaccaaaccctaacccacttttccaagtaaagaaagagtaaaatggcatttgttaatgtttgcaaccaccaacaataaatagAGGATGAGAAgtgaataaatatcaaccaaccattatatatatatatattcaatggtaaACAAGCATTAACATTATACCTatctagggtccacaaccttagtaatTAGAACTAGCTACTCATATTGAAATTTAAGAACAAAGCGATAAATAaagccataaagcttacaaagataCAAGATCCTTTCTTCAAAAGTCTCCAAAGCAATGGTGCATTCAATGCTCTAAAAGTAGTCTCTTTTTCTGACTATGCTCTCCCACAAAAACCCAAATTAATCTATTTGTAGTGGGCTAAAAGTCGGAGCCAAAATTGGACAAAACTATCCCTGCAGAGCATTTATGCAACCTTCATACTGGTCGCAGATcacgtatgcggtccgcatattctTCGAATTCATCGCATAATCTCATGTCTCCAAATCCAGCTCTTGACCGCATTTCAATTATGCGGTCTGTATAATTGTTATGCGGCCGCATATTCCTCCGCAAAAGTGCTTCTCAGCTTTCTTGATTTCAGTTATGAGATCACTATGCAGTCCATATAATCGTTATGCTACTGCATAATGGATCACATTTTCTCCACTTAAGTTAACCAAAAATCTGCTTCAGTCTGcgatggttatgcggtccgcatatgctTTATGTGACCGCATACTTGCATCATTTTTGCCCTTTTGTGGCTTTTTGACTTCTTTTCCATGTTTTTGGGTCCTCAAGCCTCATGCACTGCAAAACACCAAAACGTCATAAGAATTAACTAAAAATACATTGAAAGATTAGCTAAGGTATATGTAATTGGTATCAAATGTGCTGAAATTCTACGTCACATCAGCGGGCCTGCTGAattttcttctacccaactcacccataaacAAAGAGAATATAATCTTTATTAATTATTACCACGAGGGTTCATGAACAATACTAGTTCcatcaccattagttacttcatttataagtcTCCAAAATAATACATTGCACAACCATAGTTTTACAGTGGAAGCATGAGACAAAATTACGACATCTTTAGTTTAACTTTCCCACAgtaatacacaacccacactatgtctatggaccCTCTAATAGATATACAAGAGTACAATAATGGTATCGGcaacaaggctctggctatacctcaaaacataatacacacggaacaaaagatgcacaaccccggaatgaagtggggctcactaagTCAGCTGGGAAAAAGTATACTGCTATCACTGTCTTTTGTTCTTTGGCCTTTACTTTCCCCCTCCCCCCTCTTTCTTAGAATTCAACATTTATGATATGTTTTGCATCTTGTTCGCCCACTCTTCATTCAGGGTGATTCGAACCAGGGGAGGATCTTCCACCTTGTTGGTCATAGCACCAGTACTTGAACGCTTACTCTTACTGCTCTTCTCAGGTTCACCTCTTTTGGATGCCCTGAGGTTCTTGTTTGAAGTCATTTGTTTATCACAGAACAAGTCCCCCTCAGTCACTGCCATAGTTGACCCTCTCTTCCAGATCCTCGCTTCTATGAGCCAAATCACTCTCCTCGGGAGTTCTCTCCTTGACTACACCCTCCTCGGCTTTGTTACCCAAACACTCATCCTGAGCAATCTCTTCCGGCTCAGCAGTGTCCAGATCTGGCATCTTTGCCTCTTCTTGTTCAGGGTCCTCTAGAACCGTaaaacatgaatatgatgaatcatggtaacaatcaTAGGGCTTATGTAGCCATAAACGTCAAAACATATTTATTAAGAACTTCCAAGAAcacttataaatttcaagtcgGGAATTCTTTACAACTACCTTTACATAGAgtggccttgccgcctcaccccaatgtatgcgggtggaggtgcaatcacaataccagaaactctacacaaaatggccccgccgcctcaccccaatgtatgcaggtggaggtgtattcaaTATACCACAACTATACACAAAATGGTCACGCTGCCTCACCCCaacgtatgcgggtggaggtgtaatcacaataccacaggTCTACATAAAATGGTCTCGCCGCCTCACCCCAGTGTATGCAGGTAGAGGTGTAACCATAATGCCACAGCTCGAGttcccaaaatgataataatatgtACAAAAGAGTTCCCTTCTAATCAATtgtttggcacctttggccttagcaagtgtaaATTCATAAAGTgtcatcatatgagaaataagtgttcaatcacattgatttcatacaagatctTCTTCCCAAAGGGGTATAACATGATTAAGTCaaaaatagagaatcattaacgCACGAGGGTTCTAACACGTTATGCCAATCGAGAATCAATTCTACTAGTTTGAATACTCCATATCAATAGAATTCCATGTCCGAACTTTACACAATGGAGGTTTTAATAACACGGAAATTCCTATACCAAAaaaagagtttagccttcatacctcgctttgagcttcccataattcactacacagtttcgaaaatcctagcaacttcgatctaattagagacatagcaaaattgaacacaaattaggaagatattcatggtatCATCTCAttggagcattttatcaaacactaggtgtgcgaaTTTGATTACAAAGTTCTTCcataagatttccttcactccacaactaattCAACACCAAGAGTTTACTCATACTAGTTAAATTTCCTCCCCACCATCCTCATAtctacatgcatgcataaattaCAACTcccttacccaaactcgaaaCTGAAGACTAGGGTTTGAAACTTACTTCTTGGATGAAGAgcttgtgagttttccttgtgaattcttcAATTCTTGAGCAATGATTGATGAACAATTAGCCTAGGGTTCCCCCTCtttctagaacactctcacttctctctaaaatatcagatttttgcttcaAAAGAGTCCATATACTtcaatatatcgaaatagggccgggtcaaaaattagaaaaattaaagCCCCAACGCAaatttgcggtcgcatatgcgactgcataacacTTCTGTGGTctgcaaaatggaccgcataatggtcctcCAAAACTGGGTGTTTCTGTTTCACTCTGCGACAAGTCTGCGGTCTGCATACCAATTCTGCGATCACATTATGGACCGCAGAACCTCATTCTGAAATTTCTCATGTTGATTTTGCGATGGGATCTGCGGCCCGTAAAATAGTTCTGCGGCAGCATAATGGTCCTCAAAATTTAGCTCAAGTTTTTGCTTCACTCTACGGCTGATCTgcagcccgcagagtgattctgtgaTCGCATAGTGGACTGCAGAAATGTCATAGTCTGCAACACAATTCCTTACATCCTCCCTCGCTTAAGTCCACCCATCAACGCATCAACAACATATTCCTTACTCCCCAACTACAATCATCAACGCATAAGTCCACCTAGATATCACGAAACCCCGGGTTATAGGTAAAAcaaaatttcacggggccttaatCCTCCCCCgattaagatcattcgtcctcgaatgggtgtTAAAATTcaccattagaaaccaatgtaaCTCAACTGCTATGACACATACCAGCAATCGCAAATTTTttactaactccctaaatttccaaatatttcgctagagtctcccttgtaattgggcttatccacctaccagagaatcccaaaaccagtcctaacaacataaccACAACACAATGATGTAAAACAATATGGAAACAACACCAGCCACAATGCCATTAAACATTACATTACTAAGGA
This DNA window, taken from Nicotiana tabacum cultivar K326 chromosome 15, ASM71507v2, whole genome shotgun sequence, encodes the following:
- the LOC107787811 gene encoding uncharacterized protein LOC107787811, coding for MWALKRLNLGWTEVTNLRMTQLNEMEEFRLHVYESATMYKERMKFVHDKKILKWEFKSGDLVLIFNSRLKLFPGKLKSKWSGPFKIVNVSPYGAIELESEDGLRTFKVNGQQVKHYLGTTGDNHLVEQFALKDSPPPPLSSPKGTNIIVSRR